A genomic window from Populus alba chromosome 19, ASM523922v2, whole genome shotgun sequence includes:
- the LOC118036188 gene encoding chlorophyll a-b binding protein CP26, chloroplastic, whose product MASLAASRAAASLGVSEMLGNPLNFSGATRSASPTASTPATFKTVALFSKKKPAPKPKPSAVSPADVELAKWYGPDRRIFLPDGLLDRSEIPEYLNGEVPGDYGYDPFGLSKKPEDFEKYQAFELIHARWAMLGAAGFIIPEAFNKFGANCGPEAVWFKTGALLLDGNTLNYFGKNIPINLALAVIAEVILVGGAEYFRITNGLGFDDKLHPGGPFDPLGLAKDPDQAALLKVKEIKNGRLAMFAMLGFYFQAYVTGEGPVENLAKHLSDPFGNNLLTVIAGSAERAPSL is encoded by the exons ATGGCTTCCCTGGCGGCATCCAGAGCAGCTGCCTCCCTTGGAGTGTCTGAAATGCTAGGAAACCCTCTCAACTTCAGTGGAGCCACCAGGTCTGCTTCTCCGACTGCATCCACTCCTGCCACGTTCAAGACTGTTGCTCTCTTTTCCAAGAAGAAGCCTGCTCCTAAACCAAAGCCTTCTGCTGTTTCACCAGCTGATGTGGAGCTCGCCAAGTGGTATG GTCCTGACAGAAGAATCTTCTTGCCGGATGGGCTCTTGGACCGGTCTGAGATCCCAGAATACTTGAATGGAGAAGTCCCTGGAGA CTATGGTTACGATCCTTTTGGTCTCAGCAAGAAGCCAGAAGACTTCGAAAA ATATCAGGCATTTGAGTTGATTCACGCCAGGTGGGCCATGCTTGGAGCAGCTGGCTTCATCATCCCTGAAGCTTTCAACAAATTTGGAGCCAACTGTGGGCCAGAAGCTGTCTGGTTCAAG ACAGGAGCTCTACTTCTTGATGGCAACACATTGAACTACTTTGGCAAGAACATCCCTATCAACCTCGCCCTTGCTGTCATTGCTGAGGTTATCCTTGTTGGCGGTGCTGAATACTTCAGAATCACTAATGGCTTG GGTTTTGATGACAAGCTTCACCCGGGCGGTCCTTTTGACCCACTGGGCTTGGCAAAGGATCCTGATCAAGCTGCACTCCTGAAGGTGAAGGAGATTAAGAATGGTAGACTTGCAATGTTTGCCATGCTGGGTTTCTACTTCCAAGCTTATGTTACTGGAGAAGGTCCTGTGGAGAACCTCGCAAAACATCTCAGCGATCCTTTTGGCAACAACTTGCTCACTGTCATTGCTGGTTCTGCTGAGAGAGCTCCTTCTCTGTGA
- the LOC118036217 gene encoding protein SOMBRERO translates to MSLANIAVGFRFNPTEAELACHYLYNKVMGLPLSCPCIVQDYDLYGHEEPWQIWENFGEYNNTSSDDEDDDEVEAGPSPQNDLFFFTNLRKINPGMKSSKFDRGVGSNGGRWHGDDVHSFHSKGITWSRRRYCYKNPNIGTPDASWIMLEYSLDDSLMQNVPHYTVLCRIRKKSNRYCSRKRKSSQSSSQPEPKRQSKKLNSKLRTPPIEETVHVTAHRPHVHVPVPWCEYL, encoded by the coding sequence ATGTCTCTTGCTAATATTGCTGTAGGGTTCCGATTTAACCCTACAGAGGCTGAACTTGCTTGCCATTATCTTTACAACAAAGTCATGGGTCTTCCTCTATCTTGCCCTTGCATTGTTCAAGATTATGATCTATATGGTCATGAGGAGCCTTGGCAAATATGGGAAAATTTTGGAGAGTACAATAATACCAGTAGTGATGACGAGGATGATGATGAAGTCGAGGCTGGTCCGTCTCCTCAGaatgatcttttctttttcacaaatCTGAGAAAGATAAACCCTGGTATGAAATCCTCCAAATTTGATCGTGGTGTTGGGTCCAATGGGGGCCGTTGGCATGGCGACGATGTTCATTCATTCCATTCCAAAGGAATTACCTGGAGTCGAAGGAGATATTGTTACAAGAATCCCAATATAGGCACTCCTGATGCTTCCTGGATTATGTTGGAGTATTCCCTCGATGATTCTCTTATGCAGAATGTTCCTCATTATACTGTGCTCTGTCGAATTCGGAAAAAGAGTAACAGGTATTGCAGTAGAAAGAGGAAATCAAGCCAATCTAGCTCTCAGCCTGAGCCTAAACGCCAGTCGAAGAAATTGAACTCGAAATTGAGGACACCTCCGATTGAAGAAACTGTTCATGTGACAGCACACCGACCTCACGTTCATGTTCCTGTGCCTTGGTGTGAATATCTCTGA